The Mangifera indica cultivar Alphonso chromosome 8, CATAS_Mindica_2.1, whole genome shotgun sequence genome has a window encoding:
- the LOC123224497 gene encoding 1-aminocyclopropane-1-carboxylate synthase 1-like has protein sequence MGVLSKMATNDRHGENSPYFDGWKAFERNPFHLTQNPEGVIQMGLAENQLCLDLIEDWIRKNPYASICTAEGVDEFKEIANFQDYHGLPEFRRAVAKFMGKVRGGRVTFDPDRIVMGGGATGANEQIIFCLADPGDAFLVPSPYYPA, from the exons ATGGGAGTTTTGTCCAAGATGGCTACTAATGACCGCCATGGGGAAAATTCTCCTTACTTCGATGGGTGGAAGGCATTTGAAAGGAATCCTTTTCACCTTACCCAGAATCCTGAAGGAGTTATCCAAATGGGTCTTGCAGAGAATCAG CTTTGCTTAGATTTGATCGAAGACTGGATTCGCAAAAATCCCTATGCCTCCATTTGTACTGCTGAAGGAGTTGATGAGTTCAAGGAGATTGCAAACTTTCAAGATTATCATGGCTTGCCAGAGTTTAGACGG GCTGTGGCAAAGTTTATGGGAAAAGTGAGAGGTGGAAGAGTAACATTTGATCCAGACCGTATAGTCATGGGCGGTGGAGCTACAGGCGCAAACGAGCAAATCATCTTCTGTTTAGCCGACCCTGGCGATGCTTTTCTTGTACCCTCACCTTATTATCCAGCGTAA
- the LOC123222728 gene encoding 1-aminocyclopropane-1-carboxylate synthase 1-like isoform X2 produces MATNDRHGENSPYFDGWKAFERNPFHVTQSPEGVIQMGLAENQLCLDLIEDWIRKNPYASICTAEGVDEFKEIANFQLKRPIT; encoded by the exons ATGGCTACTAATGACCGCCATGGGGAAAATTCTCCTTACTTCGATGGGTGGAAGGCATTTGAAAGGAATCCTTTTCACGTTACCCAGAGTCCTGAAGGAGTTATCCAAATGGGTCTTGCAGAGAATCAG CTTTGCTTAGATTTGATCGAAGACTGGATTCGCAAAAATCCCTATGCCTCCATTTGTACTGCTGAAGGAGTTGATGAGTTCAAGGAGATTGCAAACTTTCAATTGAAGAGACCAATTACTTGA
- the LOC123222728 gene encoding protein HUA2-LIKE 3-like isoform X1, whose product MAPSRRKGASKAAAAARRQWKVGDLVLAKVKGFPAWPATVSEPEKWGYSADWKNVLVYFFGTQQIWLLMTAMGKILLTSMGGRHLKGILFTLPRVLKELSKWVLQRISFA is encoded by the exons ATGGCGCCCAGTCGGAGAAAAGGTGCTAGCAAAGCCGCCGCCGCCGCTCGCCGTCAATGGAAGGTGGGCGATCTTGTCCTCGCGAAAGTTAAAGGCTTCCCTGCTTGGCCTGCCACG GTAAGTGAGCCAGAGAAGTGGGGCTATTCAGCTGATTGGAAGAATGTACTGGTGTACTTCTTTGGAACCCAACAAAT ATGGCTACTAATGACCGCCATGGGGAAAATTCTCCTTACTTCGATGGGTGGAAGGCATTTGAAAGGAATCCTTTTCACGTTACCCAGAGTCCTGAAGGAGTTATCCAAATGGGTCTTGCAGAGAATCAG CTTTGCTTAG